In Mus musculus strain C57BL/6J chromosome 14, GRCm38.p6 C57BL/6J, the following are encoded in one genomic region:
- the Gm8165 gene encoding predicted gene 8165 — MGSQAGMLSMLLRVFQRENRIHTDTRPRQKEAGRPSWWERARNNWSWRRHRSAGEASLQAPTINEQEKRHERLEKLKRELQNIKNARDELQGILANYTNKDLNDRINFETFMLEMQHDQVMTDLKRMPQDISEALSKCKQLTKENQFYCFRNCHLLIESNLIQHKVRMLRKENRQLLREQIALEECNIETKILCKEGSQKIKDHYTKQQQV; from the exons ATGGGTTCCCAAGCAGGCATGTTGTCCATGCTCCTCAGGGTAtttcagagagagaatagaatacacacagacaccagaccaaggcagaaggaggccggccgcccatcatggtgggaaagggcaagaaacaactggtcatggagaaggcaca GGTCTGCTGGGGAGGCATCACTCCAAGCCCCCACCATCAATGAGCAGGAGAAGAGACACGAGAGGTTGGAGAAGCTCAAAAGAGAGCTCCAGAACATAAAAAATGCCAGGGATGAACTTCAGGGAATCCTGGCCAactacactaacaaggatttaaatgacag gatcaactttgagacattcatgcttgagatgcaacatgaccaggtgatgactgacctgaagagaatgccccaggacatcagtgaggccttgtccaagtgcaagcagttgactaaagaaaatcagttctactg cttcaggaactgccacctcctgattgaatctaacctcatccagcacaaagtcaggatgttgaggaaggagaacagacagctgctaagggagcagattgcattggaagaatgcaacatagaaacaaaaatactatgtaaggaaggcagccagaagatcaaagaccactatactaagcagcagcag GTCTGA
- the Gm8165 gene encoding predicted gene 8165 isoform X2, protein MGSQAGSAGEASLQAPTINEQEKRHERLEKLKRELQNIKNARDELQGILANYTNKDLNDRINFETFMLEMQHDQVMTDLKRMPQDISEALSKCKQLTKENQFYCFRNCHLLIESNLIQHKVRMLRKENRQLLREQIALEECNIETKILCKEGSQKIKDHYTKQQQV, encoded by the exons ATGGGTTCCCAAGCAG GGTCTGCTGGGGAGGCATCACTCCAAGCCCCCACCATCAATGAGCAGGAGAAGAGACACGAGAGGTTGGAGAAGCTCAAAAGAGAGCTCCAGAACATAAAAAATGCCAGGGATGAACTTCAGGGAATCCTGGCCAactacactaacaaggatttaaatgacag gatcaactttgagacattcatgcttgagatgcaacatgaccaggtgatgactgacctgaagagaatgccccaggacatcagtgaggccttgtccaagtgcaagcagttgactaaagaaaatcagttctactg cttcaggaactgccacctcctgattgaatctaacctcatccagcacaaagtcaggatgttgaggaaggagaacagacagctgctaagggagcagattgcattggaagaatgcaacatagaaacaaaaatactatgtaaggaaggcagccagaagatcaaagaccactatactaagcagcagcag GTCTGA
- the Gm8165 gene encoding predicted gene 8165 isoform X1: MGSQAGSAGEASLQAPTINEQEKRHERLEKLKRELQNIKNARDELQGILANYTNKDLNDRINFETFMLEMQHDQVMTDLKRMPQDISEALSKCKQLTKENQFYCFRNCHLLIESNLIQHKVRMLRKENRQLLREQIALEECNIETKILCKEGSQKIKDHYTKQQQVG; the protein is encoded by the exons ATGGGTTCCCAAGCAG GGTCTGCTGGGGAGGCATCACTCCAAGCCCCCACCATCAATGAGCAGGAGAAGAGACACGAGAGGTTGGAGAAGCTCAAAAGAGAGCTCCAGAACATAAAAAATGCCAGGGATGAACTTCAGGGAATCCTGGCCAactacactaacaaggatttaaatgacag gatcaactttgagacattcatgcttgagatgcaacatgaccaggtgatgactgacctgaagagaatgccccaggacatcagtgaggccttgtccaagtgcaagcagttgactaaagaaaatcagttctactg cttcaggaactgccacctcctgattgaatctaacctcatccagcacaaagtcaggatgttgaggaaggagaacagacagctgctaagggagcagattgcattggaagaatgcaacatagaaacaaaaatactatgtaaggaaggcagccagaagatcaaagaccactatactaagcagcagcaggtaggatga